TTTATCCTGTCGACGCGCATGATGCCGCCGATCGCCGTCGCCATCCCGATCTACCTGATGTACCGCGAGCTCGGCCTGTCGGACACGGCCTTGGGCATGATCCTGCTCTACACCGCCGTCAACGTGTCGCTCGCCGTCTGGCTGCTCAAGGGCTTCATCGACGAGATCCCGCGCGAATACGAGGAAGCGGCGATGATCGACGGCTATACCCGCCTTCAGGCCTTCCGCAAGGTCGTGCTGCCGCAGGCAACGACCGGCATTGCCGCGACCGCGATCTTCTGCCTGATCTTTGCCTGGAACGAATATGCCTTCGCCGCGCTCCTGACTTCGGGTGAGGCCCAGACCGCGCCGCCCTTCATTCCGACGATCATCGGCGAAGGCGGGCAGGACTGGCCGGCGGTCGCCGCCGGCACGACGATCTTCCTGATCCCGATCCTGGTCTTCACCATTCTCCTGCGCAAGCAGCTGCTGCGCGGCATCACCTTCGGAGCCGTCCGCAAATGAGCTATCTGATCGAAACGTCAGCCCCTGCACGTCCGAAGCGGCCGCTCTTCCTGCGCCGCGGCCCGATGGAGACCATCGCCACCGTGCTGATCGGGCTCGGCTTCCTGATGCTGTTCCAGCCCTTCCTGCTGGTGCTCTACACCTATTCGCTGGTCACCCTGCTCATAGGCACCGTCATGTTCATCATCGTTTCGAAATTCCCGGAGTGAACCATGGCCGACATCCGGATCGAAAATCTCCGCAAGGAGTTCGGCAGCTTCGTCGCCGTTGAGGATTCGAGCTTCACCGTCCATGACGGCGAGTTCCTGGCGCTTCTGGGCCCCTCCGGTTGCGGCAAGACCACGACGCTTCGCATGATCGCCGGCCTCGAGCTGCCGAGCAGTGGCAAGATCTATCTCGATGGCGAGGACGTCACCTTCAACCGCGCCAGCGCCCGCGACATCGCCTTCGTCTTCCAGCTCTTCGCGCTCTACCCGCATATGAACGTGCGCAAGAACATCGGCTTCCCGCTGCTGTCGCAGGGCATGCCAAAGGCCGAAATCCGTCAGCGCGTCGAAGAGACCGCGCGCCTGCTGCAGATCGACCATATTCTCAACCGCCCGGTCTCCGGCCTTGCCGGCGGCGACCGGCAGCGCGTGGCGCTCGGCCGCGCCATCGTCCGGCGTCCGAAGTGCTTCCTGATGGACGAGCCGCTCGGCACGCTGGACGCCGAGTTCCGCGAGATCATGGTCCATGAGCTGCGCGAACTGCACAACCGCATCCACGCGACCACCGTCTACGTCACCCATGACCAGCATGAGGCAATGGCTATGGCCGACAAGATCGCCGTCATGAACCATGGCGTCATCGAGCAGTTCGGCACGCCGCAGGAGATCTATGCCAAGCCTGCGACCATGTATGTGGCCGATTTCATCGGCTCGCCGCCGATGAACTTCATGCGCTTCACCTCCGGCTTGAAAAGCGGCGATCGCTCCATCCTGCTCGACGGCGTCGATGTCGCTGTTCCCGAGATCCACCAGGACATGGCCGAAAGCGAACTGGCGCTCGGCGTGCGGCCGGAACATATCCGCTTCAGCGACGCCTCGGCGCTGCGCGGCGCCGTCTATGGCAGCGAATATCTCGGCACCAACCAGGTCGTGGCTGTGGAAACCCAGGGAGGATTAATCAAGGCCCGCGTTCCCGCCAATCGCAGCTTCCAGATCGGCGAAAGGGTCGGCCTCGAATTCAACCCGGCGAAACTCGCACTCTTCGACTGCACATCGGGCCGCGCGGTGCCATCCTCGCTCTATCAGGAGACCCGGCATGGCTGATGTCGTCCTCAGGAACCTCGCCAAGCGCTTCGGCGACACCCAGGCTTTGGCCGACCTCGATCTTTCGATCCGCGACGGCGAGTTCGTCGTGCTGCTCGGTCCCACAGGCGCCGGCAAGACCACGACGTTGCGGCTGATCGCCGGCCTCGAAAAGCCCGATAGCGGCGGCATCGAGATCGGCGGCCGCAATGTCGCCGCCGAAGCCCCCGCCGAACGCGATGTCGCCTTCGTCTTCCAGCAATATTCGCTCTATCCGCATATGACGGTTTACGAGAACCTCGCCTTCCCGCTGAAGGCGCCGGTCCGCAAACTCAGCACCGCGGAGATCGACCGGCGCGTGCGCGAAGTCGCGCGCATGGTCCGGATCGACCACAAGCTGGAGAACCGCTCGACCAGGCTTTCCGGCGGCGAGATGCAGCGTGTCGCGATCGGCCGGGCGCTGGTGCGCCGGCCGGCGATCTATCTGATGGACGAACCGCTGTCCTCGCTCGACGCCAAGCTGCGCGCCGAACTGCGCCTGGAACTGAAGCGTATCCAGAAGGAACTCGGCTCGACGCTGCTCTATGTCACTCACGACCAGGTGGAAGCCATGACGATGGCCGACCGCATCGGCATCGTTGCCGAGGGACGGCTGATGCAAGTGGGAACACCGCGCGAGATCTACGGCAATCCCGCCAACCTGCATGTCGCCGCCCGCCTCGGCCAGCCGCATATCAACCTTTTGCCGGCGGATCTGCTGCCGGGCGGCCAGCCGCCGGCCGGCACGAAGACAGTCGGCGCCCGCACCGAACATCTCGACATCATTGTCAGCAAGGATGCCAATGCCGAGATCGACTGGATCGAACATCTCGGCGACCAGAACCATCTGCACATCAGGGCTGGCAATCACAAGCTCGTCACACTTGCAGATCCATATCTGGCGATCGCGCCGGGCGACCGGATCAGCCTGACGTTGCGCGATCCGCTTTATTTCGATGCGGCTGGACAGCGCCTGTCCTGACCGGCAAACAGCGTGATGATGGCATGAAAAACAAACAGACGGGTCTCAATCGATGAAACACTTCTTCAACCGCAGGGAAAACATCGTCACCGAAGCCTTGGACGGTCTGCTTCTGACGAGCAGCAAGGGTCGTCTTGCCCGCCTCGACAGCTTTCCCGACATCAAGGTGATCCTGCGAGCGGACTGGGACAAGTCGAAGGTGGCGATCATCTCCGGCGGCGGCGCCGGTCATGAGCCCTCCCATGCCGGCTTCGTCGGTAAGGGTATGCTGACGGCTGCCGTATCCGGCGAGATTTTCGCCTCGCCGAGCGTCGATGCCGTGCTGACGGCGATCCGCGCCGTCGCCGGCGAAAAGGGCGCCCTGCTGATCGTCAAGAACTATACCGGCGACCGGCTGAATTTCGGCCTCGCCGCCGAGAAGGCGCGCGCCGAGGGCTTCGACGTCGAAATGGTCATCGTCGCCGACGATATCGCCATCCCCGGCATCAACCAGCCGCGCGGCGTCGCCGGCACGCTGTTCGTCCACAAGATCGCTGGCTATCACGCCGAAAGGGGCGAGGACCTGAAGACGGTCGCAGCCCATGCCGCGGCCGCGGCCGGCGATATCGTCTCGCTCGGCATGTCGCTTTCCACCTGCAGCGTGCCGGGCCAGGCGCATGAGGACCGTCTCGGCGAAAACGAAGGCGAACTCGGCCTCGGCATCCACGGCGAGCCCGGTGTCGAGCGCATCACCCTGCAGCCGGTCGCCAATATCGTCTCCACCATGGTGGCGCGCCTATCGCCAACGCTGCGCGAAGGGGCAAGCCACTGCCTCCTCATCAACAATCTCGGCGCCGTGCCGCCGCTCGAAATGACCGTCATCGCCAACGCCGTGCTATCCTCGCCGCTTGGCCACCGCCTCCGGCTGATCATCGGACCGGCGCCGATGATGACCGCGCTCAATATGAACGGCTTCTCGCTGTCACTGATCCGGCTGGACGCCGTGCGTGAGGCGGCACTGACGGCAGCGGTCGAACCGCATGCCTGGATGCCGGCCGTCGAACGCCACGAGATCCAGATCATCGCCGCACCGAGAACATCAGCCGGCTTGAACGGCGCGAATGGTATGGCCGGAGAGAACAGCCGCAACCGGCGCCTGATCACTGCGCTCTGTGAGCATTTGATCTCCCAGGAAACCGAACTCAACCGCCTGGACGGCCGCGTCGGAGATGGCGATACCGGCTCGACGGTGGCGTCAGGCGCCCGCAGCGTGCTGGCCCGCCTCGATACGCTGCCGCTCGACCGGCCGGCGGCAACGCTTGCCTCGCTCGGCGAAATCCTCGGCACCAGCATGGGCGGATCGAGCGGCGTGCTGCTGTCGATCTTCTTCACCGCTGCGGCAAAGACGATGGCCGACAAGGCCGATATATCAGCAGCCCTTCTTGCCGGGCTCGACAGGATGACGTTCTATGGTGGAGCCGCAGTCGGCGACCGGACGATGGTCGATGCACTGTCGCCTGCCCTGCAGGCGCTGGCATCCGGCGATGTCATCGCGGCGGCAAAGGCCGCGGCAGCCGGCGCCGAATCGACGAAGACGATGATGAAGGCGAGAGCCGGACGCGCCTCCTATGTCGGCGAAAGGGATCTGGCGGGCGTTGCCGATCCGGGCGCCGTCGCGGTTGCCGGCGCGTTCGGCGTGGTGGCAAGCCTCGCCTGACTGGCGTGAAATTCAAAAGCCCGCGGGAGGCGCGGCGACAGGGAGGATGGCAGTGCAGGCGGAACCGGTGCTTGTGGCAGGATTGATCGAGGTGTGCCGCGCGACGATCGCGGAAAACAGCGATCACCTCTGTGCGCTCGATCGCGCCATCGGCGATGGCGATCACGGAACCAATATGCGGCGCGGCTGCGAGGCGGTGAGCGCCGAAGGCGAGAGCCTGTCCAGCCTGCCCTTCCCCGACGCCATGGAAAAGATCGGCCTGACGCTGGTGATGAATGTCGGCGGTGCGGCCGGGCCGCTCTACGGCACGCTGCTGATGGAGATCGGCCGCGAGCTTCGCAAGAGCAACGAAAAGCCCGATTTTTCGCAGGTGCTGAAACAGGCGATCGATGCCGTCGCGAGACGCGGTCGGGCGCATGCCGGCGACAAAACCCTGCTCGACGTGCTCTATCCCGTGCATGCGGCACTCGCCAGCCGCTCTCCGCTCGGCGCAATCGCCCGCAGGGCCGAGCGTTCTGCCAACCGCACCGCTGACATGAAGGCGATGCGCGGGCGCGCGGCCTATCTCGGCGACCGTTCCATCGGTCATATCGATCCCGGCGCGTCGAGCTGCGCGCTGCTGACCACGGCGATCTGCCGCTATCTCGGGGAGCACCGTCCGCAATGATTGGAAAGACCGCAAATGTGGGTATCGTGATCGTCTCCCACTCGCCGCTGGTGGCAAGGGGGATCGCCGACATGATCAGGCAGATGGTCGGCGACTGTGTGCCGCTCGCCTGGTCGGGCGGCAATGCCCATGGCGAACTCGGCACCGATGCCGGCGGCATTCTGAAGGCAATCGAGGCCGCCTGGTCCGATGCCGGCGTCGCCGTCTTCGTCGATCTCGGCGGCGCAGAAACCAACAGCGAGATGGCGATCGAAATGCTGGGCCTTCCCCGCTCGGCCCTCGTCTCCATCTGCAACGCGCCGCTCGTCGAAGGCGCCGTCATCGCCGCCGCCGAGGCTTCGGGGGGCGCTTCGCTGGCTAAAGTCGTCGCCACAGCCGAGGAATTGTCTCCCTGATGACGAACGGATTGCGTCGAAAGAAACAGGAGCCCGAGCCATTGCCCGAGCCATTTAAGGTGAACTGCCAGACGGAAGTGGAAGTCAAGCACGGCGTCGGGCTGCATGCCCGCCCCTCCGTCACCTTCACGCGGCTTGCCAAGTCCTTCCCCTGTTCGATCGAGATCGCCGTCAACGGCAGCGATGTCTGGCTTAACGGCAAGAGCATCATCAAGATCATGGGCGCGCGAATCCGAAAAGGATCGATCCTCCGGATCCGCGCCGACGGCATCCTCGCCGAAGAGGCGATCCGCGCGCTGAAGGAACTCATCGAGCGCAACTTCGATGAGGAAAAGAAACATGGCCGAACCGCTTAGACTGAAGGCGAAGAGCGCATCCCCCGGCATCGCATCCGGCCCGGCCTTTCTCGCGGGGGAGCCGAAGGCTCCTTCCGCTGCCGAGCGGCCGGACGCTGCCCCTGCGTCCCGAGCCGTTGGTGGATACGGCGCGCTGGAGAAGGCGATCGATATCTCGATCGGCGAACTCGAGCACCTTGCCGATGGAGCCGATGCGGAAAGCCGGGATATCATCGATTTCCAGATCGAGGTGCTGCGCGATCCGACGATCGCGGAAGCGACCGGCGCACGCATCGAAGCCGACGGGAATGTCGTCTTTGCCTGGGTCGCCACCCTCGACGCCTATATCGGCGAACTCGAAGCGGCCGATGAAGAGCAGATGCGGGCACGCGCCGTCGATATTCTCGACATCAAGAACCGTGTGCTCGGGGCGCTCGCCGGCACGCCGATCGCCGATTTCCCGCCCGGTTCGGTCTTCGTCGGCAAGGATATGGAGCCGAGCCGCTTTCTCGCCCATGACTGGTCGAAAGGCGGCGGCATCGCGCTGTTCGCAGGCAGCACTGCCGGCCATGTCGCCCTGCTCGCCCGGGCGAAATCGGTGCCGATGGTGGTCGGCGCAGGCCGCTTTTCAGCCGCAGACGGAGATCCTGTCAGCGTGGATGGCAACGCCGGTGCGGTCATCCTGCAGGCGGGCAGCATGCTGATTGCGCCCTTGACACCGGCACAGGCGCCTGCCGCCGACACGCAAACCGCCGGCGGCGAACTGCGCACAGCGGACGGCGTGCCGATCCTGCTCTCGATCAACATCAACGATGCCGCCGAGATCGATGCGCTCGATCCGGCAACAGCCGGCGTCGGCCTGATGCGCTCGGAATTTTCAATAACCTCAGTGGCCGATGCCGCCAATGAGGAACGGCAGCTGGCGATCTATCGCCGCGTGCTGGAGCAGGCGGGCGACAGGCCGGTAACGATCCGCATGCTCGATATCGGCGGCGACAAGCCGCTCGCCGGCCTCGAAGACCTGCCGGCTCTCTCCGGCTCGGGCCTGCGCGGCATCCGGCTGCTGCTTGCCCGGCCGGAAATCGCCCGCATCCAGGCCCGCGCCCTGCTGCGCGCCGCCGTCCTCGGCAGGCTGTCGGTGATGCTGCCGATGGTGACCTTTCCTGATGAAATCGACAGGATGCGTGACATCTTCCGGGAGGAAGCCGAAAAGCTCGGCCGCCGTGCCCTGCCCCACCGGATGCCGCCGATCGGCATGATGGTGGAGGTACCATCAGCCGCATTGATGCTCGATACCTTCGGGGCGGCGGCGTTCTTCTCGTTCGGAACCAACGACCTCACCCAATATCTTGCCGCCTCCGCCCGCGACGATATCGACGCCGATGCCGGCAAGGCGGCACCCGCCGTGCTCCGGCTGCTTGCCCAGGCGGTGAAGCTGACCTCCGGCAAGCCGGTCAGCATCTGCGGCGATATGGCCGGCAATCCGCACTATCTGCCCAGGCTGCTTGCCGCCGGCTTCCGGCATTTTTCCGTGGCGCCGGCCCGGCGTCCCGCGATAAGATCGGCGATCATCGGCCTCAACGCCGATGGCACAAGGGCAGCCGGAGAGTAGAATGGCGCGCGAAGACACCGAAGACGCCATTATCGCCTACAAGTCCATTCTGGCGCAGATCATCGACAACAGGCCATCGGGCACGCGCCAGCGCCTGGCGACCGCGCTTGGAAAACATCGCAGCTTCGTCACGCAGATCACCAGCCCGACCTATGCAACGCCGCTGCCGGCGCGCCATCTCGCGACGATCGTCCGCGTCTGCCATTTCAGCGCCGCCGAACAGGAGCGCTTTCTCGAAGCCTATCAAGCCGCCCATCCCGGCAAGCTGCCGGACCTCGGCCATTCCGAGAAATTGCGGCACCTGTCGCTGATGGTGCCCGACTTCGGCGACGACAGGAAAAACCGCCTATTGGAAGAGGCGATCTCCGATCTGGTGCAGAAGATCGTCGCGATATCGGGGGCGAGTGAGTAGTGAGCGGATTGACGTAACGTAATGCTTTTGGCCTTGGGAGGGGCTTGATGAAGAAGTTCATGAACACTGCGGAAACCATGGTCGCCGAAAGCGTCGAAGGCTTCGTGCGCGCCCATGAGGCCTTGGTGGTGTTCGGGCCTGAGCGCAAATGCATCCGCCGCCGCCATCTCACCGCTGGCAAGGTGGCGCTCATCTCGGGCGGCGGCGCCGGCCATGAGCCGATGCATATCGGCTTCGTCGGCCACGGCATGCTGGATGCCGCCTGCGTCGGCCATATCTTCACTTCTCCCACACCGAGCCAGATCATCGCCGCCATCGAAGAGGCCGATACGGGCGCCGGCTGCCTGCTCGTGGTCAAGAACTATGACGGCGATCTGATGAATTTCGAAATGGCGATCGAGATGGCCGGCGACCGCCACAACATCGACATGGTCGTCGTCAGCGACGATATCGAGACATCAAGGTCCGGCGAAGGCAATGGCCGGCGCGGTGTTGCCGGAACGCTGATCGTCGAAAAGCTCCTGGGTGCTGCGGCCGAACGCGGCATGTCGCTTGCCGAATTGAAGCAGCTCGGCAAGGGATTGAACACCCGCATCCGCTCGATGGGTGTCGCGCTGAACGGCGTGACGATGCCGCAGACCGAGCGCACCACATTTGCGCTCGGACCCGGCGAAATGGAAGTGGGCGTCGGCATCCATGGAGAACCCGGCCATGCCAGGCAGCCCTTCGCCACCTCCGACGCCATCATCGGCCATCTCTGCGAGACCATCGCCGGCGATATCGCCGTGGCGCCGGGTACCCGCGCACTGCTCTTCGTCAACGGCCTCGGCGGCACGCCACCGGCCGAACTCTACCTTGCCTATAACGGCGCCCGCCGCTTTATCGAGCAACGCGGCATTCCGATCGAGCGCTCGCTTGTGGGAACCTACGTCACCTCGCTCGACATGCAGGGACTGTCGGTTACCCTTGCCTTGCTGACCGACGAGGAGATCGCCCTCTGGGACGCGCCGGTGGCAACGGCAGCGCTGCATTGGCCATAACGGCGCCCCGTCAAATATAAAGCGCTGCCATCTTCCGCCAGGCGCCGGCGCGGTGGGCGCGTCCATCCCAGACATGCAGCTGATGGCCAGCTACGGGAAAGCACCGGCTGCGGATCGACCGTCAGCGCCTCGAGATAACGCGCCTCCCAGAACGCATCGAAGCAATCAGGCGCCTCGGGCGGCTCGACCGCAAGAAGCTCTTCGACCTGCATGCCGTAGGTTGGATCGAAGGCGAAGGGATGTGTCGTCGGAATACTCATCCAAGGCTTGTCTCGTGAAAAGGCCGGCGGCGCAAGACTCTGCCTTAGCCAGCCGATAAACCTTACCGGCACTCAGACACCTTTACGCGGCGTCAGTCGCCTCGTTTCGCCCGGATGTGACGAAGAGCCTGCGGCCAACGGCGCGCGCAGTCTCCAGATGGGCGGCCGCATGGTCCGGTCCGGCTTCGAGCAACAGCTCCGATGTCACGACGCGGGCGCCGCAATAGTCGAAGATCCCGTGATCGATCTGCGTCTTCATCGCGCCGAAATAACCGTGCCGCGTATAGGTCCCCGCATCGGCGCCGCCGAGGCCGACCAGATGCACCGGGAGACGGCCAAGCAGCTTCACGAGCCCGGCATCCGCGCGATCGTCGTAAGCCCAGCCATTCGTGAACACCCGGTCGATCCATCCCTTGAGCAGCCCCGGCATCGACCACCAGTAGACGGGATAGACGAGCACCAGCGCATCGGCGCGGTCGATCCTTGCCTGCTCGGCGGCAACGTCGGCGGGCAGCACCCCTTTCCTCAGATGCAGGGCGATATCGACCGCGGTGAACCGGGGATCGAAGCCCTCGGCCGCGAGATCGGCAAACTCGACGCAATGGCCGGCATCGGAAAGTGTGACACCTTCGGCAAGATGGGCGGCGACGCCGTGGGTGAGCGACTGGGATCGGGATGCGCGACGACGATGAGCGCGTGCATGCAGAAAACTCCTGTTGAATGATTGCGGACGGAAGTCGCGGGCTGTATACCTTTGGTAAGCTACTTTCAGTAAGTTACTTTTGGTATATAGTGATGTCAAGCGCCGAAACAACAGGTCAGCCGATCGATCCGCAACCTCGCCGCCGCCTGTCGCGGCAGGATCGGCATCGCCAGTTGCTCGACGTCGCTTGGCAGATCGCCCGTGACGAGGGAACGGAAGCGCTGACCCTCGGCCGGCTTTCCGAGCGGGCGGGCGTGACGAAACCCGTGGTCTATGATCATTTCGAAACCCGCCCCGGCCTGCTCGCCGCGCTCTACCGCGAATTCGACACCCGCCAGACGGCTGTGATGGACGCAGCCCTTGCGGCAAGCCAGCCGTCGCTCGCCGACCGGGCCACAGTCATCGCCGCCTCCTATGTCGACTGCGTGCTTCTTCAGGGCCGCGAAATCCCCGGTGTGATCGCAGCACTTGCCGGCTCGCCGGAACTCGAAAGGATCAAGCGCGAATACGAAGCGGCCTTCATCGAGAAATGCCGCATCGCGCTTTCGCCCTTTACCGGTGTCGGCACGATCGCCGCAGCCGGCCTCTGGGCCATGCTCGGCGCCGCCGAAGCCCTCTCCTATGCCGCCGCGTCGGGCGACATCACCGCCGTCGAGGCAAAGAACGAACTCTTCGAAACCATCGTCGCGATGGTGGCGAGAAGTATGGGCGGCGGCACGCATCCCGATCACCTGCGCGATACGGCCGGCCTCGCATCGAGATGATCCGGCGGGAATACCTGTATCGAATCCACCGCCCGCTTCGCCATGGAACTCGGTTATTTCGCGACCCTGCTGAGCGACGCGACGGCCGCCTTCTCGCACCAAATGATGCATGCTGCGCACAAGCTGAACGGCCCGACCTATGCCCATGCTATTCTGACGACGGCCGAACTCATCGAAGTCTTGCCCAAGGCGTCTGCTTCAAAGGAGACAATGCCATGCTCTTCAAAATGCTCACAAGTGCCGGCTCGCAATCCCTGAACCGCGACCGGCGCAGGTTCCTGACCACCGCGGCGATCGGGATCGCCGCCGCGGGCGCGACCAGCCTGTTTCCGTCCTATCCGGTATCGGCTGCCGCGGGAGATGCGATCCGCCCGTTTCGCGTCGACACTCCCGAGGCGGACCTCCTCGACCTTCGCCGGCGCGTGCTGGCAACACGCTGGCCCGAACGCGAGACGGTCGACGACCAGTCGCAGGGCATACAGCTCGAAAAGATCAAGCCGCTCGTCGATTATTGGGGCACCGGCTACGACTGGCGAAAGGCGGAAGCGAAGCTGAACGCGCTGCCGCAATTCATCACCGAGATCGACGGCCTAGACATCCACTTCATTCACGTCCACTCGAAACATCCGAATGCCCTGCCCGTCATCATCACCCATGGCTGGCCGGGATCGGTATTCGAGAACCTCAAGATCATCGGCCCCCTCACCGATCCGACCGCTCATGGCGGACGCGCCGAAGATGCGTTCGACGTGGTCATTCCGTCGATGCCGGGCTACGGCTTCTCCGGCAAGCCGACCGGCACCGGCTGGGGGCCGGACCGCATCGCGCGGGCCTGGGCGGAACTGATGAAGCGCCTCGCTTACAGCAGCTACGTCGCCCAGGGCGGCGACTGGGGCTCGCCGGTCTCCGGCGCGATGGCACGGCTCGCGCCACAAGGTCTGCTCGGCATCCACATCAACCTGCCGGCTGTCGTGCCGCCCGAAGTTGCCGCGGTGCTCGCCGCGGGCGGGCCGGCGCCGCAGCGACTCTCCACCGAGGAACGCGCGGCGTTCGATGCCCTCAGCGCCGCAGCCAAGATGGGGAACAGGTCCTATGCCACGATGATGGGCACGAGGCCGCAGACGATCGGCTACGCCATATCGGATTCCCCGGCCGGCCTTGCGGCATGGACGCTCGGTCATCCGGGCTTCACGCACTGGACCTACGACAGCAGCGATCCCGAAAAGTCTCCCGACGAGGTGCTCGACGACATCACGCTTTACTGGTTGACCAACAGTGCCGCTTCCTCGGCCCGGATCTACTGGGAATATGGCGGCGGGCGCAGTCCCGTCCTTGCGGCCGGGGAGAAGACCTCCAAGATCGCGCTTCCGGTCGCCATCACCGTCTTTCCTGGGGAGAGTTATCAGGCCCCGGAGACATGGGCCCGTCGCGCCTATCGCAACCTTATCTATTTCCACAAGGTCGACAAGGGCGGCCACTTCGCTGCCTGGGAGCAGCCGGAGCTCTTCTCCGCCGAGCTTCGAGCAGCGTTCAGGCCGCTGCGCCGACCGATATGAGAGGAGCGGCGGCCCCTCGCCGCTCAGGGATGCTGCCGCCTGGTATGATTGTCCATGATCGGCACCGGGGTCGCCGCCTCCCTTGGCGCCAAGCTCACGGATTCCAGCCGCCACTGCCATAGGGGCGCGTGATGATTTCGATCAGATGACCGTTCGGATCTTCGAAATAGACCCCGCGCCCGCTGTCGTGGTCATTGGTCTCATCAGGCTTCCGCTGGCCGGGGTCAGCCCAGTAGCGCAGGTTCCGCTCGCGAATTCGATTGAATATCGCCTCGAATTCAGCGTCTCCGACCAGGAAGGCGTAGTGTTGGCGGACGATTTCGCCTTCAGTATCCATATAATCGAGATTGGCGTCGTTGTCGGTCGTGACCATGTAGAACGGCCCCCAGCGCCGCGGCGCCGGCAGCCCCAACATGTCGGCCAGAAAATCTGCCGAGGCCTTGCTGTCGCGAGCCGACAGAATGGTATGATTGAAGTGGATGGGCATGGTGGCGTCTCGCAAACGAGGAGCTGCAAGCTTGATGGAAGCTTTGCCGGTTAACACCCGCGGCCGCCTCTTGTTCCGAACTTCGACCGCGCCTCTCCGCCTTCAAATCTCTTTCGAAACGAGGTAGACTCACCGGTGGAGGAGCCGCGACAAATGGCACGAAACACGCGCCCCATACGCTGGAATCCCAGGGACCGGGGAGACCGGATGGGTGGCGGCATCAACGCGGCGAACGGCAATTTGCGCGACAGTTCGGGCGCGGCGGTGCGGCCGCCGATCGCCTGGGCGCTGACGGTCGTGGCAGGGCTTGCGCTCGACTGGCTTTATGCGCTGCCGTTCCTGCCGGCGGCCATGCCTGCCGGTGGGCTCGGTGGCATCGTGTTCCTCGCCGGCCTGGCGCTGCTGATCTGGGCGGCAGCAACCTTCCGCCGGGCGGGGACACAGGTCCAGCTCAGCCGGCCGACGACGACGATCGTCGACGAAGGCCCCTATCGCTTCACGCGCAACCCGATCTACATCGGTATGTTCCTCGGCCTCATCGGCCTCGCCGTCGCCTTCGACAGCCTGTGGCTCATCATCCTGTTGGTGCCGTTCTACCTCGTCATCCGCTACGGCGTGGTCGCCCGCGAGGAGGCCTATCTCGAGCGGAAATTCGGTGACGCTTATCTCGCCTACAAAGCCCGCATCAGGCGGTGGCTGTAGCGAGCGTCGACCTGCTGAAACCCGAATGACGGAAACGGGTCGAGACACGACCCCTCGCGGCATCATGGCATCGCCAAAGCAAGCCGGCAAACGGCATCGCCGCTTTGCCGGCCGCTGAGATCAGTTCGTGTTCTGCCCCGCCGCCTCGATGATCAGCCGGGCAATCTCGTCAGGGTGGGAGATCAGCGACAGATGGCTGGCCTTCACCTCTATCGTCTTCGCCCCCATGCGCTTGGCCATGAAGCGTTCGAGATCCGGGTTGATCGTCCTGTCCTCGGTGGAAACGGCATACCAGCTCGGCTTCGAACGCCAGGCCGCCTGCGTCGTCTTGCCGGTCAGCAGCGCCTTCTGGAACGGTTGCTGCACGGCATAAAGAACTTTGGCCTTCGCCTCCGGCAGGTCGCCGGCGAAGTCGTGCAGGAATGCTTCCTCGCTGAGGCGTCCCTCGTCGCCGTCGAAGACGATGCCGGCGGACGCCGGCGGCGTCGGGAAGGTTTTGGCGAG
The Rhizobium leguminosarum DNA segment above includes these coding regions:
- the dhaM gene encoding dihydroxyacetone kinase phosphoryl donor subunit DhaM; this encodes MIGKTANVGIVIVSHSPLVARGIADMIRQMVGDCVPLAWSGGNAHGELGTDAGGILKAIEAAWSDAGVAVFVDLGGAETNSEMAIEMLGLPRSALVSICNAPLVEGAVIAAAEASGGASLAKVVATAEELSP
- a CDS encoding HPr family phosphocarrier protein; amino-acid sequence: MTNGLRRKKQEPEPLPEPFKVNCQTEVEVKHGVGLHARPSVTFTRLAKSFPCSIEIAVNGSDVWLNGKSIIKIMGARIRKGSILRIRADGILAEEAIRALKELIERNFDEEKKHGRTA
- a CDS encoding putative PEP-binding protein, which codes for MAEPLRLKAKSASPGIASGPAFLAGEPKAPSAAERPDAAPASRAVGGYGALEKAIDISIGELEHLADGADAESRDIIDFQIEVLRDPTIAEATGARIEADGNVVFAWVATLDAYIGELEAADEEQMRARAVDILDIKNRVLGALAGTPIADFPPGSVFVGKDMEPSRFLAHDWSKGGGIALFAGSTAGHVALLARAKSVPMVVGAGRFSAADGDPVSVDGNAGAVILQAGSMLIAPLTPAQAPAADTQTAGGELRTADGVPILLSININDAAEIDALDPATAGVGLMRSEFSITSVADAANEERQLAIYRRVLEQAGDRPVTIRMLDIGGDKPLAGLEDLPALSGSGLRGIRLLLARPEIARIQARALLRAAVLGRLSVMLPMVTFPDEIDRMRDIFREEAEKLGRRALPHRMPPIGMMVEVPSAALMLDTFGAAAFFSFGTNDLTQYLAASARDDIDADAGKAAPAVLRLLAQAVKLTSGKPVSICGDMAGNPHYLPRLLAAGFRHFSVAPARRPAIRSAIIGLNADGTRAAGE
- a CDS encoding dihydroxyacetone kinase subunit DhaK, with amino-acid sequence MKKFMNTAETMVAESVEGFVRAHEALVVFGPERKCIRRRHLTAGKVALISGGGAGHEPMHIGFVGHGMLDAACVGHIFTSPTPSQIIAAIEEADTGAGCLLVVKNYDGDLMNFEMAIEMAGDRHNIDMVVVSDDIETSRSGEGNGRRGVAGTLIVEKLLGAAAERGMSLAELKQLGKGLNTRIRSMGVALNGVTMPQTERTTFALGPGEMEVGVGIHGEPGHARQPFATSDAIIGHLCETIAGDIAVAPGTRALLFVNGLGGTPPAELYLAYNGARRFIEQRGIPIERSLVGTYVTSLDMQGLSVTLALLTDEEIALWDAPVATAALHWP
- a CDS encoding TetR/AcrR family transcriptional regulator, with protein sequence MSSAETTGQPIDPQPRRRLSRQDRHRQLLDVAWQIARDEGTEALTLGRLSERAGVTKPVVYDHFETRPGLLAALYREFDTRQTAVMDAALAASQPSLADRATVIAASYVDCVLLQGREIPGVIAALAGSPELERIKREYEAAFIEKCRIALSPFTGVGTIAAAGLWAMLGAAEALSYAAASGDITAVEAKNELFETIVAMVARSMGGGTHPDHLRDTAGLASR
- a CDS encoding epoxide hydrolase family protein, which codes for MLFKMLTSAGSQSLNRDRRRFLTTAAIGIAAAGATSLFPSYPVSAAAGDAIRPFRVDTPEADLLDLRRRVLATRWPERETVDDQSQGIQLEKIKPLVDYWGTGYDWRKAEAKLNALPQFITEIDGLDIHFIHVHSKHPNALPVIITHGWPGSVFENLKIIGPLTDPTAHGGRAEDAFDVVIPSMPGYGFSGKPTGTGWGPDRIARAWAELMKRLAYSSYVAQGGDWGSPVSGAMARLAPQGLLGIHINLPAVVPPEVAAVLAAGGPAPQRLSTEERAAFDALSAAAKMGNRSYATMMGTRPQTIGYAISDSPAGLAAWTLGHPGFTHWTYDSSDPEKSPDEVLDDITLYWLTNSAASSARIYWEYGGGRSPVLAAGEKTSKIALPVAITVFPGESYQAPETWARRAYRNLIYFHKVDKGGHFAAWEQPELFSAELRAAFRPLRRPI